In Amblyraja radiata isolate CabotCenter1 chromosome 28, sAmbRad1.1.pri, whole genome shotgun sequence, one DNA window encodes the following:
- the prmt6 gene encoding protein arginine N-methyltransferase 6, which produces MQPASPGRESVMEPGLCDRPPGKKLRLDAEAREEPVTGGEARKKPVAGGEAPEKPAAGAESGEKPAAGGEARKKPAAGGEAREKPAAGGEAREKPAAGGEAREKPAAGGEAREKPAAGGEAREKPAAGREAREKTAAGGEARKKPTADAVARERQDGAYFHSYSDVSIHEEMIADVARTGSYRRALQWGCRQGPQPGPGVGLLHGLTVLDVGAGTGILSAFCAQAGAARVYACEACAVMVERAREVVVANGLRGRVRVLQGRVEDARLPQPVDAIVSEWMGYGLMYESMLRSVLHARDRWLKPGGLIFPCRAELYLAPVTDPALQERLSFWAGVKERHGVDMSCMSTFARRCLMNDEMAVATLHGEDVLGQPSRFAAIDLYTVTEQELAKLGGDFTTTSFGIATMHAFALWFNVIFPTSAPTREIAHEPLATSTNANDPDATVANANGGQAASFNVQDRDIPGPRAASVDADFKTGAIANNDCHASGPNLCEASANTVNANTIRHNAFTTNSDNHQPLNVNGDDHRTVDVNAKELEPIVLSTSPFAEETHWKQSVLYLDEPVELFQDTVLKGKITLTPAEDNPRYLRITLNYEIGDSGKKTKTFKMGEDYPPFE; this is translated from the coding sequence ATGCAGCCCGCGTCTCCAGGCCGGGAATCAGTAATGGAGCCAGGTTTGTGTGACCGTCCACCGGGGAAGAAGCTGCGGCTGGACGCTGAGGCCCGAGAGGAGCCGGTGACGGGAGGCGAGGCCCGAAAGAAGCCAGTGGCGGGCGGCGAGGCTCCGGAGAAGCCGGCGGCGGGCGCTGAGAGTGGGGAGAAGCCGGCGGCGGGCGGCGAGGCCCGAAAGAAGCCGGCGGCGGGCGGCGAGGCCCGGGAGAAGCCGGCGGCGGGCGGCGAGGCCCGGGAGAAGCCGGCGGCGGGCGGCGAGGCCCGGGAGAAGCCGGCGGCGGGTGGCGAGGCCCGGGAGAAGCCGGCGGCGGGTGGCGAGGCCCGGGAGAAGCCGGCGGCGGGCCGCGAGGCCCGGGAGAAGACGGCGGCGGGCGGCGAGGCCCGAAAGAAGCCGACGGCGGACGCCGTGGCCCGGGAGCGACAGGACGGAGCTTACTTTCACTCTTACTCGGACGTATCCATCCACGAGGAGATGATTGCGGACGTGGCGCGCACGGGCTCGTACCGCCGGGCGCTGCAGTGGGGTTGCCGGCAGGGCCCGCAGCCTGGGCCTGGAGTCGGGCTGTTGCATGGTCTGACGGTGCTGGACGTGGGCGCGGGCACGGGcatcctcagcgccttctgcgcgCAGGCCGGCGCGGCGCGCGTCTACGCATGCGAGGCGTGCGCGGTGATGGTGGAGCGGGCGCGCGAGGTGGTGGTGGCCAACGGTCTGCGCGGCCGCGTGCGCGTGCTGCAGGGCCGCGTGGAGGATGCGCGCCTGCCCCAGCCGGTAGACGCCATCGTCAGCGAGTGGATGGGCTACGGCCTCATGTACGAGTCCATGCTCCGCAGCGTCCTCCACGCCCGTGACCGCTGGCTCAAGCCCGGCGGCCTCATCTTCCCCTGCCGCGCCGAGCTCTACCTCGCCCCGGTCACCGACCCGGCCCTGCAGGAGCGCCTGTCCTTCTGGGCCGGCGTCAAAGAGCGCCACGGCGTTGACATGTCCTGCATGAGCACCTTCGCCCGTCGCTGCCTCATGAATGACGAGATGGCGGTGGCCACCCTGCACGGTGAGGACGTCCTGGGCCAGCCCTCCAGGTTCGCGGCCATCGACCTGTACACGGTCACCGAACAGGAGCTGGCGAAGCTGGGCGGCGACTTCACCACCACCTCCTTCGGCATTGCCACCATGCACGCCTTTGCCCTCTGGTTTAACGTTATTTTCCCCACTTCTGCCCCCACAAGAGAGATTGCCCATGAGCCCCTTGCAACCAGCACCAATGCGAATGACCCTGATGCAACTGTTGCCAATGCTAATGGTGGTCAAGCAGCCAGCTTTAATGTTCAAGATCGAGATATACCTGGTCCACGTGCAGCGTCTGTTGATGCAGATTTTAAGACTGGAGCCATTGCAAACAATGACTGCCATGCATCCGGCCCCAATCTCTGTGAAGCATCTGCCAATACAGTTAATGCTAATACTATTAGGCACAATGCATTTACCACCAACAGTGACAACCACCAACCATTAAATGTCAATGGTGATGACCACAGAACAGTTGATGTTAATGCCAAGGAGCTCGAGCCGATCGTTTTGTCAACCTCTCCCTTTGCAGAGGAAACTCATTGGAAACAATCCGTACTTTATCTAGATGAGCCTGTCGAACTGTTCCAGGACACTGTGTTAAAAGGAAAAATAACTTTAACCCCAGCTGAAGATAACCCAAGATACCTCCGTATAACTTTGAATTATGAGATTGGAGATAgtgggaaaaaaacaaaaacattcaaaATGGGGGAAGATTACCCCCCCTTTGAATGA